A region from the Plutella xylostella chromosome 8, ilPluXylo3.1, whole genome shotgun sequence genome encodes:
- the LOC105393787 gene encoding uncharacterized protein LOC105393787, whose product MDRFIVREARTGTGFSPGQMIAFAQNSPTNMIPDGVYYEGQHGSKFPGMQLGTVNAAGFMGIVHASPSPYAQAGMNVAMSPGQGQYVSGIDPTYLTAYSSNNVAYIANGGMAMGETNQSFSAPYQNRNYAGVDRNKSVAFSPQASGHGATRQTATVNSFAPVMQENVPAVTEKIHSKVNAEVNRQPATKTSLNVVKAKQERETPKNPEQTLVLTRADRLKAIHKGGPRAFSGPVEKVLKWHKALQDIGVLVIYEIVAKCVSVKSGDSCAKHLVIRDSGGPAMQAHYYEVDFLLPDLTPPCTVRVVGRMIAGSCRLQAFNVRLASGDDVATLPRRAAVAAHHVAKLCNELNIQLP is encoded by the exons ATGGATAGATTTATAGTCAGAGAGGCGAGAACAGGAACCG GTTTTTCACCGGGACAAATGATAGCATTTGCGCAAAATTCGCCGACTAATAtgat TCCGGACGGCGTATATTACGAGGGACAGCACGGGAGTAAATTCCCCGGCATGCAGCTAGGCACTGTGAATGCTGCTGGATTTATGGGCATTGTTCATGCAAGCCCGTCGCCGTATGCACAAGCCGGGATGAATGTTGCC ATGTCACCAGGCCAAGGGCAATATGTGTCTGGCATAGATCCGACGTACCTAACAGCTTATTCTAGCAACAACGTTGCATACATTGCTAATG GCGGAATGGCGATGGGTGAGACCAACCAGAGTTTCAGTGCGCCGTATCAGAACCGCAATTACGCCGGCGTTGACCGAAATAAATCTGTGGCTTTCAGTCCACAAGCTTCAGGCCACG GAGCAACAAGACAAACCGCTACAGTAAACTCCTTTGCCCCGGTAATGCAAGAAAACGTACCTGCAGTTACTGAAAAGATTCACTCCAAAGTAAATGCAGAAGTGAATAGACAACCTGCTACCAAAACATCACTCAACG tGGTCAAAGCAAAACAAGAACGGGAAACTCCGAAGAATCCTGAACAAACACTTGTTCTAACGCGCGCAGACCGCCTGAAG GCTATACATAAAGGCGGACCAAGAGCATTTTCCGGGCCAGTGGAAAAGGTACTTAAATGGCACAAGGCCCTTCAAGACATCGGCGTATTGGTTATATACGAGATAGTTG CAAAATGCGTGTCCGTGAAATCTGGTGATTCCTGCGCCAAACACCTGGTGATCAGGGACTCGGGCGGGCCGGCCATGCAGGCGCACTACTACGAGGTGGACTTCCTGCTGCCCGACCTGACGCCCCCTTGCACTGTTAG AGTGGTAGGCCGCATGATAGCCGGCTCGTGCCGACTGCAAGCGTTCAACGTGCGCTTAGCGAGCGGCGACGACGTGGCGACGttgccgcgccgcgccgccgtcgccgcgcaCCACGTCGCCAAGCTCTGCAACGAGCTCAACATACAATTGCCATGA
- the LOC105393783 gene encoding dynactin subunit 5 yields MELQDIYYNKQEYVETASGNKVSRQTVLCGSQNIVLHGKVIVQSDAIIRGDLANVKTGRFCIISKKSVIRPPFKKFSKGVAFFPLQMGDHVFIGENTVVNAAVVGSYVYIGKNVVIGRRCILKDCCMIEDNSVLPAETVVPSFARYSGSPARLITTLPEAMPDLMTEFTKNYYQHFLPTTPK; encoded by the exons ATGGAGCTCCAAGATATCTATTACAATAAACAAGAGTACGTGGAAACG GCTTCTGGAAACAAAGTTAGCCGACAAACCGTGCTTTGCGGATCGCAAAACATAGTTTTACATGGAAAAGTTATTGTTCAAAGTGATGCAATCATAAGAGGAGACTTGGCCAATGTGAAAACTGGTAGATTTTGTATCATCAGTAAAAAGTCTGTGATACGACCTCCATTCAAAAAATTTAGTAAAGG TGTTGCCTTCTTTCCACTACAAATGGGAGACCATGTATTTATTGGTGAAAATACAGTTGTCAATGCTGCAGTGGTTGGTTCATATGTTTACATCGGCAAAAATGTAGTAATT GGAAGACGGTGTATCCTGAAAGACTGCTGTATGATAGAAGACAACTCAGTGCTGCCTGCCGAGACTGTTGTACCATCATTTGCAAGATACTCGGGCAGTCCAGCACGCCTCATCACAACCTTACCCGAAGCCATGCCCGACCTCATGACAGAGTTCACAAAGAACTATTACCAACATTTCCTTCCTACAACACCTAAGTag